The Toxoplasma gondii ME49 chromosome XII, whole genome shotgun sequence genome includes a region encoding these proteins:
- a CDS encoding transporter, small conductance mechanosensitive ion channel (MscS) family protein (encoded by transcript TGME49_219650~Predicted trans-membrane domain (TMHMM2.0):190-213:272-295:368-391:2421-2444:2450-2473), translated as MWSRCRRSSNFSSVMGRLRDSDLRSQLDVASNAKSFVGSTVSALPVQAEPHQRGEGGFRPFAYRWRHPFSSHVGGRNNPGTSSLAGDRGIGASSINASCAYLDVPGAVSRTYSQQGSFLYGPSGPRGPPGDDAPPGFRAFDLVSKATPSKMIEERPQDDEKEEPDSDDEERDQPECVRVCRKWIHAVFPDSYPLLWFVIQASVCFVLLLVGLGDGSNSSRSDYALGKLDFHWMPGEDVTDDARPKPHIIGDIDNERLLLNGSFVFICVTLLNLGFWLCTMAVRVIVVTGLLNLICYERPAATAFASTVDPEIFYVAWSVFIYAFWRGHARSSHLVLVPNSQEKADIETLTFYRLFGDERFFTQDMLRAINLTNVVYLILSVRRAVLALMLFFFELGFLMNMNSQLVNYLTKYARIRKLNAKWSRSTPQEWHRPTQSAASVCSLEECEQRDLFSQGFEAQERTRRENVGEFMFQESQANFETKRQRSVLSNSCVLDKTMFSGEEGHPEENGRKPGKEKSPRVGGDSFSEEEGEVGRELAHEWEGGQDEMKDVTLSLRVSREEKRQGDALFVPPQDDEGENDETIWESRAGRAYEREKQVWSVREKLAGVWRAAFRFLGFHESMRRVGEGPLNLSARRRRNSSLHGLHLRPLFFPAKRRPDFLDTPNFGQPPQQRLEDLLADREGHEERERETGRDRGDGGAPAPGEGGRPPGRGSFFPGLRAHHQRPMSAFRIRHSLTKKRIDQEVSGQGLPRPLKAQSIEATKTSKVQNWLLIQYALHYPPALFIHGRRIALTNKEITGTIAELIFNQLVKENARPQTSRSASLLPELNHAPCPGESPPESKEYLQASPAPACNEPKEDTEKLGTENRGTDKLNTERLTTGRLKAEGQNIERPTREKQNTDKLNTERFTAEKPNTETLTTERINTGDLSAEKENICRISTERRESRDTEADRITGVKSGGISDTSEESCQSKSHRTIRGRYPAECREVRCDGNPRSETTTSCSLARPVHGERVPANDGSESSQAFEKKGHNLHRCICSSSPEREIEGSAGASRKHSGLRSARRTEETLKQFRGKHDDRHHATSRSRGTDTWHLSTDASRQGPWVASPETERSRNEATNEHQPRGFDELVPSRSRTRKTGGEAVAGTPCSGKFPSPRNSAETEQTLHRKPQREQEGHTGCSHALEENDFRAAEVEPSFADAPTLSALPLPTKRKIQACPYTGRDNETEGTTRGEERARGAGRRGVKGAEGREDEAAIRREQRRLDRGKQAVKTGRERKSSKSPSNGLRRAAERENEAEEPKEEDDGKEVVGIKGVKGKGGRSIETSTKKEHTRQSGDANEEDGVVAAFMDAFERRTGGRGQISREDEEGLEGIVVSRCCVSSFLALPQEPPHEAEASNCHSRAEACGVTSLSPFTARSAFEKNDVDEEERMRDEKEMDADSCRYTSRVAKNAVAPSPIVYPLAGWRHHRVAPISSCSEQTTGCRRHAKPGEHEELGTIEGQRKKRECCGSAFPSLDAETGVSRLRSDGPTCERNRNRRQKRFSAEAFHCHPPSPFHTSPSSAPLSAPYVQEREEGTSAPSRRLAPKSSLSYLSACSASPASSFSSHSPCSPTSVSPVNPTLTAEAGKSGEKETPLKTQTEQYSVSGSADLNSRPANPAQGRTFQVQSGAVESHASASDRNCAPLPMQLDSPAKHGYLLFPAEAQSERTLAHEYANPLDLTCAQKTGKDVPDSSSGVFTTQAPSAHAVSSCVCTPEKVRASFPPRNQPAPRKAHSNDELHSGGLEHSCGTSTAAVGGFLASVSTRELDTGVKGKVATESNSCAKAMLASNVTAENQGKEEKLRPVSERSASSRVSSNADNLLCVPRSPLDAESKKGGTSRNSGDVGLVEGVEGFAREERGDETLAAGGRRLATSSFSSSVSGSSPLPVTPSSSSRDPHLSATRVGHSRSFSSLTQYHSSFNASPSLSASSLSSSSALLLAAISSLPAASSVLTLAPPATSFLVSSSSFSTLPQTPAKTAMLPTNRPPPFPTQAPPHLSSPLSDFPCGPALTSPSASSPVSVSGVKSVRPVGSSYSPGDPPHVRAAPSATDNSPTGAAASVSTVLPGSVNSHPSSASRDREETPNAPSDLPLRKATDSRVVPFTTTSSSGSLDERESRTQSSAAFQPPSCSSSPPSASSSTLPKMTGSSRFSCFPSPTGPAFFSLSSSANGEARPEGSIGFLERAVPVGAGTRREGEWGEVLQGSQSSSGARSRSPSLNVKKTRSDNVPADAGNSAAEEGNIRNEKADSLVGDSTRKLGKFSEKTSKSGEDGREVKAVNGAAKLDVASGQTGGTTGWCASSSIARHSVESVDEPEKKEQEEAYLGRETIELYLRPEEAEEFMKQVDFAGHGKINAEMFKRAMLNIYNARKRLVRGLRSQGSVASTVLRMISLLLWFVCAVVMLLVIGVDMNTVIVSGAAFLSALTVALSYLYQHFITAVIFVALTNPYNVGDRIRVDGGEILTVRKIRTYTTEFDTVHGRPVIYSNSVLFSKVLTNESRAKNSVLELKLRVGIGTPHCLIKALETKMRKFVEQRPMDFVKDSFWVVVHHVQPGESIDYSLWMACVEGWGNYRKVLDLRSEVYFYLAKQVTKLGISFHLAPQPVSITNDPAPVLHMRPLIRNTSPSSPPRITYMRTAGPVRHASGHSMPPQPPTHRSARQVLDGRGSNGRDPSQCGLGGSTSQTQALSLPQKFQTSPVIPAEEGGGLGSMSGPSGASYSGQQNANGTNSGQRRRKSTGQHDGPGRTQRIKTETQTFG; from the exons ATGTGGTCCCGCTGTCGCCGAAGCAGTAATTTCTCGAGTGTCATGGGGAGGCTTCGAGACTCCGATTTGCGGAGCCAGCTGGATGTAGCTAGCAACGCCAAGAGTTTCGTCGGTTCAACAGTATCTGCTCTTCCGGTACAGGCAGAACCACACCaacggggagaaggaggTTTCCGACCCTTCGCGTACAGGTGGAGGcatcctttttcgtctcaTGTTGGAGGGCGAAACAATCCTGGAacatcttctctcgcaggAGACCGCGGCATCGGAGCCAGCTCG ATAAATGCTTCCTGTGCGTACTTGGATGTTCCCGGGGCCGTCAGCCGAACCTACTCGCAGCAAGGATCTTTCCTGTACGGGCCGTCTGGCCCGCGAGGCCCGCCAGGAGACGATGCTCCCCCCGGGTTTCGCGCGTTCGACCTGGTTTCGAAAGCGACTCCGTCAAAAATGATTGAAGAGAGACCGcaagacgacgagaaagaagagccagacagcgacgacgaagaacgtGACCAGCCGGAGTGTGTTCGTGTGTGTCGCAAGTGGATTCATGCAGTCTTTCCGGACTCGTATCCTCTTCTTTGGTTTGTCATTCAAGCTTCGGTGTGTTtcgtgcttcttctcgtggGGCTGGGTGACGGAAGCAACAGCAGTCGCAGCGACTACGCTCTCGGAAAACTGGATTTCCACTGGATGCCCGGAGAAGACGTGACTGATGATGCTCGACCGAAGCCTCACATT ATTGGAGATATCGACAACGAGAGGCTCCTCCTGAACGGCTCTTTTGTCTTCATCTGCGTTACCCTGTTGAACCTCGGCTTCTGGCTTTGCACAATGGCGGTTCG TGTCATCGTTGTTACCGGCCTACTGAATCTGATTTGCTACGAACGCCCAGCAGCGACAGCCTTTGCCTCGACTGTTGACCCCGAAATTTTCTATGTGGCGTGGAGCGTCTTCATCTACGCCTTCTGGCGAGGTCACGCCCGCTCGA GTCACCTTGTTCTGGTTCCCAATAGccaggagaaggcagacatCGAAACCCTCACCTTTTACCGGCTTTTTGGCGATGAAAGGTTTTTCACCCAAGACATGCTGCGAGCGATCAATCTGACGAATGTCGTTTATCTTATTCTTTCTGTGCGTCGCGCCGTCCTCGCTCTCatgctctttttcttcgagcTCGGGTTTCTGATGAACATGAACTCACAACTTGTTAACTACTTGACCAAATATGCTCGGATCCGCAAACTGAATGCGAAGTG gtCGCGTAGCACCCCTCAAGAGTGGCATCGACCGACGCAGTCCGCTGCGTCTGTGTGTAGCCTTGAAGAATGTGAACAGAGAGACCTTTTCTCTCAG GGGTTCGAGGCGCAGGAGCGCACGAGGCGCGAAAATGTAGGCGAGTTTATGTTTCAAGAAAGCCAAGCGAACTTCGAGACGAAGCGTCAGCGCAGCGTCCTCAGCAATTCATGCGTCCTGGATAAAACCATgttctctggagaagaaggacacCCGGAAGAGAATGGGAGAAAGCCGGGCAAGGAGAAAAGTCCGAGAGTTGGAGGCGATTCGTtctccgaggaagaaggcgaagttGGTCGGGAGCTCGCCCACGAGTGGGAGGGCGGACAAGACGAAATGAAAGACGTtactctttctctccgcgtctctagggaggagaaacgacaaGGAGACGCCTTATTCGTGCCCCCGCAAGATgatgaaggagagaacgacgaaacGATATGGGAATCCCGAGCAGGCCGCGCGTACGAACGCGAAAAGCAAGTTTGGAGTGTTCGAGAGAAGCTCGCAGGTGTCTGGAGAGCggcttttcgcttccttgGATTCCACGAGAGCATGCGGAGAGTCGGCGAAGGGCCGCTTAACCTCTCCGCTCGCAGGCGCAGAAA TTCGAGTCTGCACGGCCTACATTTGCGTCCACTTTTCTTCCCGGCGAAACGTCGGCCGGACTTTTTGGATACACCTAATTTCGGGCAGCCGCCACAACAGCGCCTGGAGGATCTGCTAGCGGACAGAGAAGGCcacgaagagcgagaaagagaaaccggaagggacagaggagacggcgggGCTCCAGCGCcaggcgaaggcggaagaCCCCCTGGGAGAggctctttcttccctggCCTCCGTGCGCACCACCAACGACCCATGAGTGCCTTCCGCATTCGACACTCGCTGACCAAAAAACGAATCGACCAAGAAGTCAGTGGACAAG GTTTGCCACGACCACTGAAGGCGCAAAGCATAGAGGCGACGAAAACATCGAAAGTTCAGAACTGGCTGCTGATTCAGTACGCACTCCACTACCCACCTGCGTTGTTTATCCACGGAAGGCGGATCGCTCTGACGAACAAGGAAATCACGGGGACAATTGCGGAACTTATTTTTAATCAACTCGTGAAGGAAAACGCTCGACCGCAAACGTCCCGCTccgcctcgcttctccccgaGCTGAACCATGCCCCTTGTCCCGGTGAAAGTCCACCAGAAAGCAAAGAATACCTCCAGGCCTCACCGGCTCCCGCCTGCAACGAGccaaaagaagacacagaaaagctTGGAACAGAGAATCGAGGCACCGATAAACTAAATACAGAAAGGCTGACCACAGGAAGGCTGAAAGCAGAAGGGCAAAATATCGAAAGGCCcaccagagagaagcagaacacAGACAAGCTAAACACAGAGAGATTCACTGCAGAGAAGCCAAACACAGAAACTCTAACAACAGAAAGGATAAACACCGGAGACCTAAgtgcagaaaaggaaaacatcTGTAGGATAAGTacggaaaggcgagaaagccgagacacagaagcagacCGTATCACAGGTGTGAAGAGCGGGGGAATATCAGACACGAGTGAGGAAAGCTGTCAGAGCAAAAGCCATAGAACGATTCGCGGTAGATATCCTGCAGAGTGTCGGGAGGTTCGTTGTGACGGAAATCCCCGCAGCGAAACGACCACCAGTTGTTCTTTAGCGCGTCCGGTTCATGGAGAACGAGTACCTGCGAATGACGGCAGTGAGAGCAGTCAGGCATTTGAGAAAAAGGGTCACAATTTGCATAGATGCATTTGCAGCAGCAGCCCAGAGCGTGAAATCGAGGGAAGCGCCGGAGCGAGCAGAAAGCACAGCGGTCTTCGCAGTgcaagaagaacagaggaaacactCAAGCAGTTCCGTGGAAAACACGACGACAGACACCACGCGACTTCTAGGAGCCGCGGTACGGACACCTGGCACCTTTCCACTGATGCGTCTCGGCAGGGTCCCTGGGTAGCGAGTCCCGAGACAGAACGTTCACGAAACGAAGCGACAAATGAGCACCAACCAAGAGGGTTTGACGAGTTAGTCCCGTCTAGATCGCGAACGAGGAAAACTGGTGGAGAAGCAGTGGCTGGCACACCATGCTCGGGGAAGTTTCCCTCCCCTCGAAAttccgcagagacagaacagacacTCCATAGAAAACCACAGCGAGAGCAGGAAGGTCACACAGGTTGTTCGCATGCTttggaagaaaacgacttcAGAGCAGCAGAGGTCGAGCCTTCGTTTGCAGACGCGCCAACGCTGTCCGCGCTGCCGCTACCTACCAAACGAAAGATCCAGGCCTGCCCATACACCGGAAGAGACAACGAAACAGAGGGCACAAcgcggggagaagagagggcaaGGGGGgcggggagacgaggagtGAAGGGAGCAGAGGGCAGGGAAGATGAAGCAGCCATCAGACGAGAACAGCGGAGACTTGACAGAGGGAAGCAGGCCGTCAAAACCGGGAGAGAGCGCAAGTCAAGTAAATCCCCGTCGAACGGGCTTCgccgagcagcagagagggaaaacgaagcagaagaacccaaagaggaagacgatggAAAAGAGGTCGTAGGAATAAAAGGGGTGAAGGGAAAAGGTGGGAGAAGCATCGAGACAAGCACCAAAAAAGAACACACCAGACAGAGTGGAGACgcaaatgaagaagacggggTTGTAGCGGCGTTTATGGACGCCTTTGAAAGGCGGACAGGTGGAAGAGGACAGAtctccagagaagacgaagaagggcTGGAGGGCATCGTTGTCTCCCGATGTTGCGTCTCGTCATTTCTCGCTCTGCCCCAAGAGCCACCACATGAAGCAGAAGCGTCCAACTGCCACAGCAGAGCCGAAGCATGCGGCGTGACATCCCTCTCGCCCTTCACGGCGAGGTCCGCTTTTGAAAAAAATGACGTagatgaggaagaacgaatgcgcgacgagaaggaaatggATGCCGATAGCTGTCGTTACACCTCGAGGGTTGCCAAGAACGCAGTTGCTCCCAGCCCCATTGTCTACCCTTTAGCGGGGTGGAGACATCACCGAGTCGCTCCCATTTCCAGCTGTTCTGAACAGACGACCGGATGTAGGCGGCACGCGAAGCCCGGGGAACACGAGGAATTGGGAACAATTgagggacagagaaagaagcgcgagtGCTGTGGAAGCGCCTTTCCATCCCTCGATGCAGAAACAGGAGTGAGCCGACTGAGATCCGATGGGCCCACGTgtgagaggaacagaaaccGACGGCAGAAGAGGTTTTCTGCCGAGGCTTTTCACTGCCATCCCCCCTCGCCTTTCCACACTTCCCCCTCCTCTGCGCCTTTGTCTGCCCCGTATGTccaggagagggaagaagggacaagtgcgccttctcgccgacTTGCCCCGAAGTCTTCGCTATCCTATTTGTCTGCATGTTCCGCCTCACctgcctcttcgttctcttctcatTCCCCGTGTTCCCCCACCTCCGTTTCTCCAGTGAATCCGACGCTCACGGCCGAGGCTGGGAAGAGcggggaaaaggagacgcctTTGAAAACACAAACAGAACAGTACTCGGTGTCTGGTTCTGCAGACCTCAATTCGCGGCCGGCGAATCCTGCACAGGGACGTACATTTCAGGTGCAGTCCGGAGCCGTCGAGTCGCATGCTTCTGCTTCCGATCGCAATTGTGCTCCTCTGCCAATGCAATTGGACTCCCCCGCAAAACACGGATATCTTCTCTTTCCGGCTGAAGcacaaagcgagagaacacTAGCACATGAGTACGCAAATCCACTCGATTTGACCTGTGCGCAGAAAACTGGAAAGGACGTACCCGATTCGTCCTCAGGTGTATTCACAACGCAAGCCCCGTCAGCCCATGCTGTCTCCtcatgtgtatgtacacccgaaaaGGTGCGCGCCAGCTTCCCTCCTCGGAATCAGCCCGCCCCGCGAAAGGCACATTCAAACGACGAGCTACATTCTGGAGGACTAGAGCATTCCTGTGGAACGTCAACTGCAGCTGTCGGTGGCTTTCTGGCAAGTGTGTCCACACGGGAGCTGGACACCGGTGTGAAAGGCAAGGTGGCCACAGAAAGTAATTCATGCGCGAAAGCAATGTTGGCGTCGAATGTGACGGCTGAGAATcaggggaaagaggaaaaattGCGGCCAGTATCTGAAAGAAGTGCTTCATCAAGGGTCTCGTCAAACGCGGATAATTTACTATGCGTGCCAAGAAGCCCGCTagacgcagagagcaagaaagGAGGGACAAGCAGAAATAGCGGAGACGTCGGGCTCGTGGAAGGAGTTGAGGGGTTTGCTCGAGAAGAACGTGGTGACGAGACACTTGCAGCTGGCGGCCGGAGACTCGCAActtcctccttctcatcATCGGTGTCTGgttcctctccacttccgGTGACACCGAGTTCCTCATCGCGTGACCCGCATTTGTCTGCTACCAGAGTAGGCCACTCTcgttccttttcgtctctcactCAGTACCACTCTTCCTTCaacgcgtcgccttctctctctgcgtcttctttgtcgtcctcgtcggctcttctcctcgcggccATCTCCAGCCTGCCTGCCGCCTCCTCAGTGCTCACCCTCGCTCCTCCCGCGACCTCATTCCTCgtgtcctcttcctcgttttcgacGCTGCCTCAGACCCCCGCGAAGACTGCAATGCTTCCCACCAACAGACCACCACCGTTTCCCACGCAGGCTCCGCCTCATCTCTCCTCCCCCCTCTCTGACTTCCCCTGTGGTCCGGCACTTACCTccccttctgcctcttctccggtCTCGGTCTCAGGTGTGAAAAGTGTTCGTCCCGTCGGGTCTTCTTATTCGCCTGGAGATCCTCCTCATGTTCGTGCAGCCCCCTCCGCAACTGACAACTCCCCTACTGGTGCAGCAGCTTCAGTTTCCACTGTGCTGCCTGGTTCTGTAAACTCTcatccttcttctgcctcccgcgacagagaagaaacgcccAACGCTCCCTCTGACCTCCCTCTGCGCAAAGCGACAGACTCACGTGTCGTCCCCTTCACGACCACGTCGTCCTCAGGATCCCTCGATGAACGAGAAAGTCGCACCCAgtcctctgctgctttccagccaccttcctgttcttcgtctcctccttctgcgtcttcctcaaCTCTCCCTAAAATGACAGGCTCCTCCAGGTTCTCGTGCTTTCCTTCCCCGACTGGCCCGGCCTTTTTCAGTCTCTCGTCAAGCGCGAACGGAGAGGCCCGGCCTGAGGGGAGTATTGGCTTTTTGGAGAGGGCTGTACCCGTGGGTGCTGgaacgagaagggaaggcgaaTGGGGAGAAGTTCTGCAAGGTTCACAGAGTTCGAGTGGCGCACGAAGTCGCAGCCCGTCCTTAAAcgtgaagaagacacgaagcGATAATGTACCGGCGGATGCAGGCAACTCCGCCGCTGAGGAGGGCAATATACGTAATGAAAAAGCGGATTCCTTGGTAGGGGACTCCACGAGGAAACTCGGAAAATTCAGCGAAAAAACAAGCAAGTCCGGCGAAGACGGAAGGGAAGTGAAGGCCGTGAATGGGGCTGCCAAGCTCGACGTCGCCTCTGGGCAGACAGGAGGCACCACTGGGTGGTGTGCAAGCAGCAGCATTGCCAGACACAGTGTAGAGTCTGTAGACGagccagaaaagaaggaacaagaagaagcgtATCTTGGCAGAGAGACAATCGAGCTCTATCTACGTcctgaagaagctgaggaatTCATGAAGCAAGTCGACTTCGCAG GGCACGGGAAAATCAACGCGGAAATGTTTAAACGCGCGATGCTGAACATCTACAACGCCCGCAAGCGCCTCGTTCGCGGCCTGCGT AGTCAAGGAAGCGTCGCGTCTACAGTCCTGCGAATGatttcgctgcttctctggtTCGTATGTGCAGTTGTGATGCTCCTCGTCATTGGTGTGGATATGAACACAGTCATCGTCTCCGGcgccgcctttctctcggctCTTACTGTCGCCCTCA GCTACTTGTACCAGCACTTCATCACAGCAGTCATTTTCGTCGCGTTAACGAATCCGTATAACGTGGGAGATCGCATTCGCGTTGACGGGGGTGAAATCCTCACTGTCAGGAAAATCCGAACTTACACAACAGAGTTCGACACTGTCCACGGTCGACCA GTTATCTACAGCAATTCAGTTCTTTTTTCGAAGGTCTTGACCAACGAATCACGAGCAAAAAACAGCGTCCTTGAACTCAAGCTACGCGTCGGCATCGGCACGCCTCACTGCCTCATCAAAGCTCTGGAGACAAAAATGCGGAAATTCGTGGAACAACGCCCCATGGATTTCGTGAAGGATTCGTTCTGGGTTGTGGTGCACCACGTACAGCCTGGAGAAAGTATAGAT TACTCCCTCTGGATGGCATGTGTGGAAGGGTGGGGAAACTACCGGAAGGTGTTGGATTTGCGCAGCGAGGTGTACTTTTACCTAGCCAAGCAGGTGACGAAGCTCGGGATTTCTTTCCACCTTGCTCCGCAGCCCGTCTCGATCACAAATGACCCTGCTCCTGTACTTCATATGCGACCTTTGATTCGAAATacctcaccttcttctccgccacGAATAACGTACATGCGCACTGCGGGTCCTGTACGCCACGCGTCGGGTCACAGCATGCCACCGCAGCCTCCGACGCATCGGTCTGCAAGACAAGTTCTGGACGGCAGAGGCAGCAACGGCCGAGATCCTTCACAG TGTGGGCTAGGCGGAAGCACCTCGCAGACTCAGGCGCTCTCTTTACCGCAAAAGTTTCAGACCTCACCGGTAATCCccgcagaagaagggggaggcCTAGGCAGCATGTCGGGTCCATCTGGTGCGAGCTACTCCGGTCAACAAAATGCAAACGGCACGAACTCTggacagcggagaagaaagtcgaCCGGGCAGCACGATGGGCCTGGGCGGACGCAGCGGATTaagacagaaacgcagactTTCGGATGA